Proteins encoded within one genomic window of Deinococcus grandis:
- a CDS encoding diguanylate cyclase — translation MNILVIDDSALIRAILTRTLTPIGAVHAPGDLQGARDLLGFHSGQCDMDVVLLDLEMPERDGLSFLRDLRAHPHLADLSVIMVTSTQETERLDDAFAAGANDYVTKPAHDNVLRARTLNAARLTRALRAAKDRERDLAAANVQLEQLSLTDALTGLANRRAFDQQYAQALALAQRSRMPSTLIMADIDHFKRFNDALGHPAGDACLQQVAAVLQRSCHRRTDLAARYGGEEFALLLLDTDLRGAQEVAGRIHAALEEVAIPHPDHPLGRVTLSLGLASTAAADLKGAADAALYRAKAQGRNTTAEAH, via the coding sequence ATGAACATTCTCGTCATCGACGACAGCGCTCTGATCCGCGCCATCCTGACCCGCACCCTCACCCCGATCGGCGCCGTGCACGCCCCGGGCGACCTGCAGGGCGCCCGCGACCTCCTGGGATTCCACAGCGGCCAGTGCGACATGGACGTCGTGCTGCTCGACCTGGAGATGCCTGAACGCGACGGCCTGAGCTTCCTGCGGGACCTGCGTGCCCACCCGCACCTGGCGGACCTGAGCGTGATCATGGTCACCAGCACCCAGGAAACCGAGCGGCTCGACGACGCCTTCGCGGCCGGCGCGAACGACTACGTCACGAAACCCGCCCATGACAACGTCCTGCGCGCCCGGACCCTGAACGCCGCCCGCCTGACCCGCGCGCTGCGCGCCGCCAAGGACCGCGAACGCGACCTGGCGGCCGCGAACGTCCAGCTCGAGCAGCTGTCCCTCACCGACGCCCTGACCGGCCTCGCCAACCGCCGCGCGTTCGACCAGCAGTACGCGCAGGCGCTGGCCCTGGCGCAGCGCAGCCGCATGCCCTCGACGCTGATCATGGCCGACATCGACCACTTCAAACGCTTCAACGACGCCCTCGGCCATCCCGCCGGGGACGCGTGCCTGCAGCAGGTCGCGGCCGTCCTCCAGCGCAGCTGCCACCGCCGCACCGACCTCGCGGCCCGCTACGGCGGCGAGGAATTCGCCCTGCTGCTCCTCGACACCGACCTGCGCGGCGCGCAGGAGGTCGCCGGACGCATCCACGCTGCGCTGGAAGAGGTCGCCATCCCGCACCCGGACCACCCGCTGGGCCGCGTGACCCTCAGCCTGGGGCTGGCCAGCACGGCCGCCGCCGACCTGAAGGGCGCCGCCGACGCCGCGCTGTACCGCGCCAAGGCCCAGGGCCGCAACACCACCGCCGAGGCCCACTGA
- a CDS encoding helix-turn-helix transcriptional regulator → MTTHERPGPTAGQPDRSATASIPRSWHKSQRLTALLAELQARPQTTAQLAVTFGVGQRSVQRDLDALRRMGHPVHEQPPGHYVIPRNGTLLRPTEVLAAFTALRLAHHHSPALGGHYRQALTTLSLALPERVRHTLNASLRGGGGTMFTDRQMEIIGAAWLDGRVLRFDHREGNGILRTGLDLCVHFVEIARTNLAPFVIGLNRASGRMETFKLSRMTNLHLLTECYEPDPTFDPQAYLSDAWGVIGPGEGVTVTVRFDPDAAYRVLEGGFPQATLIRGDGFVDIEFCAGVDETGLPRELMPFLLSWGARAEVLSPPEVRGAWLAEMRDALSRFDHPVQAAD, encoded by the coding sequence ATGACCACCCACGAACGCCCCGGACCCACAGCAGGTCAGCCGGACCGCTCCGCCACGGCCAGCATTCCGCGCAGCTGGCACAAATCCCAGCGGCTGACCGCCCTGCTCGCGGAACTCCAGGCCCGGCCGCAGACGACGGCGCAACTCGCAGTGACGTTCGGCGTCGGGCAGCGCAGCGTGCAGCGCGACCTCGACGCCCTGCGGCGCATGGGTCATCCTGTGCACGAACAGCCCCCCGGGCACTACGTCATTCCCCGCAACGGCACCCTGCTGCGCCCCACCGAAGTGCTCGCCGCCTTCACGGCGCTGCGCCTGGCCCATCACCACTCACCTGCGCTGGGTGGACACTACCGGCAGGCCCTCACCACCCTCTCCCTGGCGTTGCCGGAACGGGTGCGGCACACCCTCAACGCCAGCCTGCGGGGTGGCGGCGGCACCATGTTCACGGACCGGCAGATGGAAATCATCGGCGCGGCCTGGCTCGACGGCCGCGTGCTGCGCTTCGATCACCGCGAGGGCAACGGCATCCTGCGGACCGGACTGGACCTGTGCGTGCACTTCGTCGAGATCGCCCGCACGAACCTCGCGCCGTTCGTGATCGGCCTCAACCGCGCCAGCGGCCGCATGGAGACCTTCAAGCTGTCACGCATGACCAACCTGCACCTCCTCACCGAGTGCTACGAACCGGACCCCACCTTCGACCCGCAGGCGTACCTGTCCGACGCGTGGGGCGTGATCGGCCCGGGCGAGGGCGTCACCGTCACCGTGCGTTTCGACCCGGACGCCGCGTACCGCGTACTCGAGGGCGGGTTCCCGCAGGCCACCCTGATCCGCGGGGACGGCTTCGTGGACATCGAATTCTGCGCGGGGGTGGACGAGACGGGCCTGCCCCGCGAACTCATGCCGTTCCTGCTGTCCTGGGGGGCCCGCGCCGAGGTCCTGTCGCCGCCCGAGGTGCGCGGCGCGTGGCTCGCGG
- a CDS encoding chemotaxis protein CheB gives MTLVVLLAPAELGRARTLPSPRRLCTSVAAALTELRRAPPAATLLLVDPAPDLDWADLREQLRPLRTRMIVAGGHAPPGVRQVPTLEAALPLLGRPAAPNGGPGPGDRPGAPVDAAPTTSHLTGTPLPATLLTVTPLTLIGASTGGPRALQDLLSGLRPRGAVVIAQHLSEGFSDNLTQWLGTLTSAPVLNPAPGEPLRPGTITVVSGTHVTLSGDTLRVHPGQPGREYLPSIDRLFQSGLTWRGPLNAVLLSGMGDDGAAGLAALHAAGARTAVQDPDSATVPSMPAQALARVRPSVLADPRGLRAFLERHA, from the coding sequence GTGACGCTCGTGGTGCTGCTCGCCCCGGCCGAACTGGGCCGCGCCCGCACGCTGCCCAGCCCGCGCCGCCTGTGCACGTCCGTGGCGGCCGCGCTGACCGAACTGCGCCGCGCGCCGCCCGCCGCGACCCTGCTGCTCGTGGACCCCGCCCCGGACCTCGACTGGGCCGACCTGCGCGAGCAGCTCAGGCCCCTGCGGACCCGCATGATCGTCGCCGGGGGTCACGCGCCGCCCGGCGTGCGGCAGGTGCCCACCCTGGAGGCCGCCCTGCCGCTGCTGGGCCGCCCCGCCGCCCCGAACGGCGGCCCGGGTCCGGGCGACCGTCCGGGGGCGCCGGTGGACGCGGCCCCGACGACCTCGCACCTGACAGGCACCCCACTGCCAGCCACGTTGCTGACCGTCACGCCGCTGACGCTGATCGGCGCGAGTACCGGCGGCCCGCGCGCGCTGCAGGACCTCCTGAGCGGTCTGCGGCCCCGCGGCGCCGTCGTGATCGCCCAGCATCTCTCGGAGGGCTTCAGTGACAACCTCACGCAGTGGCTCGGGACGCTCACGTCCGCCCCGGTCCTGAACCCCGCGCCTGGCGAGCCGCTGCGGCCCGGCACGATCACCGTCGTGTCCGGCACGCACGTCACGCTCAGCGGCGACACGCTGCGCGTCCACCCCGGCCAGCCGGGCCGCGAGTACCTGCCGTCCATCGACCGGCTGTTCCAGTCCGGCCTGACCTGGCGCGGCCCGCTGAACGCCGTGCTGCTCAGCGGGATGGGCGACGACGGCGCCGCCGGACTGGCTGCGCTGCACGCCGCGGGGGCCCGCACCGCCGTGCAGGACCCGGACAGCGCCACCGTGCCCTCCATGCCCGCGCAGGCCCTGGCGCGCGTGCGCCCCAGCGTGCTGGCCGACCCGCGCGGCCTGCGGGCCTTCCTGGAGCGGCACGCGTGA
- a CDS encoding chemotaxis protein CheW, which translates to MNRLEARAAELAAPPRAQRPAVDAVLVTVRGETFAAPLRQLRAVLPAAFTPLPLGAPHVAGVQPVRGSLVGVVRADALLTGQAGGSPGPLARVLLAATQPEPCGVLVDAVGELVWVGDAGFPATFGTPGVRGRTADGLACLDLEALVRHLPAAWPARPPDP; encoded by the coding sequence GTGAACCGGCTCGAGGCGCGCGCCGCCGAACTGGCCGCCCCGCCCCGCGCCCAGCGGCCTGCCGTGGACGCCGTGCTCGTGACCGTCCGCGGGGAGACGTTCGCGGCGCCGCTGCGGCAGCTGCGGGCGGTGCTGCCGGCGGCCTTCACGCCGCTGCCGCTGGGCGCCCCGCACGTGGCGGGCGTGCAGCCGGTCCGCGGCAGTCTGGTGGGGGTCGTGCGGGCCGACGCGCTCCTGACCGGTCAGGCGGGCGGGTCGCCCGGGCCGCTGGCGCGGGTGCTGCTGGCCGCCACGCAGCCTGAACCGTGCGGGGTGCTCGTGGACGCGGTCGGCGAACTGGTGTGGGTGGGGGACGCGGGCTTCCCGGCGACCTTCGGCACGCCCGGCGTGCGTGGCCGCACCGCCGACGGGCTGGCCTGCCTGGACCTGGAGGCCCTCGTGCGGCACCTGCCGGCCGCGTGGCCGGCCCGGCCGCCGGATCCCTGA
- a CDS encoding methyl-accepting chemotaxis protein has translation MPIRLKLTGVLLLLLLPLLLTGVISVRALDRAALTSADLNRGLIQARTLTNLRAAANRVTLLSAEQLLVPGGAWLDMQDARSDALKELSALPDSARLTAVRQDWAAFDRELSAILDASAPRAQTLRRFERNFEPARQQFSRSVNSYLDAQEATLGAQQAGLAADLRRAHETVLLTGLIGGLLAVLAAWWIVRRLVHAVEAVERSVGRLADGYLDDVPETRSRDEVGRMLRALGRLVAHKRRLVQTMDLLSRGEPQPPFPLRHPDDTLSLAVQNLNRHAQETAAAALAVAGGNLAQDVPLRSDRDALGGALRDMIAQLRAFALQSQDASAQLNLASQSLVAATAQQSTSVHQQSAAIAETTAAVEEVRTTSRHAVDLAGRVSRQADAARVVAEQGVQATRDAGQGMHALQGRVDDIAQNMLHLSRHSRQISEIVETVSELADQSNLLALNAAIEANRAGEHGRGFAVVAQEIRTLAEQSKEAAGQIRRTLEDAQQATNAAVLATEEGSKQAQVGTTLIDRAGQTIEELARVNDDAARMASQIAEAVEQHALSMEQIAVAMNDINEATAQHLNVTQDNQQVARRLQDLVTDLNGHAGRYRT, from the coding sequence ATGCCCATCCGCCTGAAACTCACCGGTGTCCTGCTGCTGCTGCTGCTGCCCCTGCTGCTCACGGGGGTCATCTCCGTTCGCGCGCTGGACCGCGCGGCCCTCACGAGCGCCGACCTGAACCGTGGCCTGATCCAGGCGCGGACCCTGACCAACCTGCGCGCCGCCGCGAACCGCGTGACCCTCCTGAGTGCCGAGCAGCTGCTCGTGCCGGGCGGCGCGTGGCTGGACATGCAGGACGCCCGCAGTGACGCCCTGAAGGAACTCTCGGCGCTGCCCGACAGCGCCCGCCTGACCGCCGTGCGGCAGGACTGGGCGGCGTTCGACCGGGAACTGAGCGCCATCCTGGACGCGTCCGCGCCGCGCGCGCAGACCCTGCGGCGCTTCGAACGGAACTTCGAACCGGCCCGGCAGCAGTTCAGCCGGTCCGTGAACAGTTACCTGGACGCGCAGGAGGCCACGCTGGGCGCCCAGCAGGCCGGGCTGGCCGCGGACCTCAGGCGCGCCCACGAGACGGTGCTGCTGACCGGCCTGATCGGGGGGCTGCTGGCCGTGCTGGCCGCGTGGTGGATCGTGCGGCGGCTCGTGCACGCCGTCGAGGCGGTGGAACGCTCGGTGGGCCGCCTCGCCGACGGGTACCTCGACGACGTGCCCGAGACCCGCAGCCGCGACGAGGTGGGCCGCATGCTGCGCGCCCTGGGCCGCCTCGTGGCGCACAAGCGACGCCTCGTGCAGACCATGGACCTCCTCAGCCGCGGGGAGCCGCAGCCGCCCTTCCCGCTGCGCCACCCGGACGACACGCTGAGTCTCGCCGTGCAGAACCTCAACCGGCACGCGCAGGAGACGGCGGCCGCCGCGCTGGCGGTCGCGGGCGGCAATCTCGCGCAGGACGTCCCGCTGCGCTCGGACCGCGACGCGCTCGGCGGGGCGCTGCGCGACATGATCGCCCAGCTGCGCGCCTTCGCCCTGCAGAGCCAGGACGCCAGCGCCCAGCTGAACCTCGCCAGCCAGAGCCTCGTGGCGGCCACCGCCCAGCAGAGCACCAGCGTCCACCAGCAGTCCGCCGCGATCGCCGAGACCACCGCCGCGGTCGAGGAGGTCCGCACGACCAGCCGGCACGCCGTGGACCTCGCCGGGCGCGTGTCCCGGCAGGCGGACGCCGCGCGGGTCGTGGCCGAGCAGGGCGTGCAGGCCACCCGCGACGCCGGGCAGGGCATGCACGCCCTGCAGGGCCGCGTGGATGACATCGCGCAGAACATGCTGCACCTCTCGCGGCACTCGCGGCAGATCAGCGAGATCGTCGAGACCGTCAGTGAACTCGCCGACCAGTCGAACCTGCTCGCCCTGAACGCCGCCATCGAGGCGAACCGCGCCGGGGAGCACGGGCGGGGCTTCGCGGTCGTCGCGCAGGAGATCCGCACGCTGGCCGAGCAGTCCAAGGAGGCCGCCGGGCAGATCCGCCGCACCCTCGAGGACGCGCAGCAGGCCACGAACGCCGCCGTGCTCGCCACCGAGGAGGGCAGCAAGCAGGCGCAGGTGGGCACCACCCTGATCGACCGGGCCGGGCAGACCATCGAGGAACTCGCCCGCGTGAACGACGACGCGGCCCGCATGGCCTCACAGATCGCCGAGGCGGTCGAGCAGCACGCCCTGAGCATGGAGCAGATCGCGGTCGCCATGAACGACATCAACGAGGCGACCGCGCAGCACCTGAATGTCACGCAGGACAACCAGCAGGTCGCCCGGCGCCTCCAGGACCTCGTGACCGACCTGAACGGGCATGCCGGACGCTACCGCACCTGA
- a CDS encoding Hpt domain-containing protein, translating into MTDAPHDFVPLFAEEARTQLDALDAALHRLEDDAHDGPAIRAAFQAAHSIKGGAAMLDLRGTGQLMSAFEDLLAHLRAGRPHPPGWLSAAFGARDRLIRQLDDLMPGAPPHPDDEAVTRTLRDLLHLAVTPAPPTGRAGPGPLTPDPPDPGTAATAPPLQSPPAHTRPAHTVPAQTLPAQAGPAPTALPVAVVIDVSALSRDVLARHLRALGYDTHTFDHVPPPLHAALVLISAALLPGALPAGWPAASLHVLSEDPQARADARARGLPASARPAHDTPLTSLPGQWTPAQRPTSDAP; encoded by the coding sequence GTGACCGACGCCCCGCACGACTTCGTGCCGCTCTTCGCGGAGGAGGCCCGCACGCAGCTCGACGCGCTCGACGCGGCCCTGCACCGCCTGGAGGACGACGCGCACGACGGGCCCGCCATCCGCGCGGCGTTCCAGGCGGCGCACTCCATCAAGGGCGGCGCCGCCATGCTCGACCTGCGCGGCACCGGGCAGCTCATGAGCGCCTTCGAGGACCTGCTCGCGCACCTGCGCGCGGGCCGACCCCATCCGCCCGGCTGGCTGAGCGCCGCGTTCGGCGCGCGCGACCGCCTGATCCGCCAGCTGGACGACCTGATGCCCGGCGCGCCCCCCCACCCGGACGACGAGGCGGTCACCCGCACCCTGCGCGACCTCCTGCACCTCGCGGTGACGCCCGCGCCGCCCACCGGCCGGGCCGGACCCGGACCGCTCACCCCTGACCCGCCGGACCCCGGCACGGCCGCGACTGCCCCGCCCCTTCAATCCCCGCCCGCCCACACCCGGCCTGCCCACACTGTTCCCGCCCAGACCTTGCCCGCCCAGGCCGGTCCCGCGCCGACTGCCCTGCCGGTCGCGGTCGTCATCGACGTCAGTGCCCTCAGCCGCGACGTGCTCGCCCGGCACCTGCGCGCGCTGGGGTACGACACCCACACCTTCGACCACGTTCCCCCCCCGCTCCACGCCGCCCTGGTCCTGATCTCCGCCGCCCTGCTGCCCGGCGCGCTGCCCGCCGGGTGGCCCGCCGCGTCCCTGCACGTCCTGAGCGAGGACCCGCAGGCGCGCGCCGACGCCCGCGCGCGCGGCCTGCCCGCCAGCGCCCGCCCGGCGCACGACACTCCCCTCACCTCCCTGCCCGGTCAGTGGACCCCGGCGCAGCGCCCCACCTCGGACGCCCCATGA
- a CDS encoding hybrid sensor histidine kinase/response regulator — MPDATAPDLARALRAELRAAQPDLGAGGPAAARALHSLHAAAATAGDEGLRAALRAAQAAAATATPDALRDELRRLGLLTDAPVSPEPPATVRVDVRKLDALLALAGELTSARLQLNERLGRARSGERGAWRAVRAAQQALATLTDDLAREVLAARLEPARPFLQSFERAARDAARQAGKRARLHVDAADAELDRHAMDRLRSPLLHLIRNAVDHGIDPPGARAARGVDDTGTVTLSAFSAAGQVTVTVRDDGPGVNYAEVARAAGRPHEPGDPAAEAELTELLFTPGFSSRQEVTDLSGRGVGLDVVRTQARALGGDVTLRSGPQGTTVTVQFPLTLATTRVAVVRVAGQLLGVPVRWVDRAGRARVQPHEGRPAVRIGERVVPAASLAAALNLGPARDGAYLLVRQGEASLALLVDALIGEEELVIKPLAFPLAGAPHLEGAAQLPDGQIVPVLNVRALRPAATSRVPDAPPRAPRVLLAEDTAVTRQLLRGILTGAGVDVTAVENGALAWEAAQRAAPDLLLTDVEMPQLGGLDLTRQVRAHPQLQHLPVVLLTSLGHPEDRERGAEAGADAYLVKGDFDEAALVATLRRLL; from the coding sequence ATGCCGGACGCTACCGCACCTGACCTCGCCCGGGCGCTGCGCGCCGAGCTGCGCGCCGCCCAGCCGGACCTGGGGGCGGGCGGCCCGGCCGCGGCCCGCGCGCTGCACTCCCTGCACGCGGCCGCCGCCACCGCCGGGGACGAGGGCCTGCGCGCCGCCCTGCGCGCCGCGCAGGCGGCCGCCGCCACGGCCACCCCGGACGCCCTGCGCGACGAACTGCGCCGACTGGGCCTGCTGACCGACGCGCCGGTCAGCCCGGAGCCGCCCGCGACCGTCCGGGTGGACGTCCGCAAACTCGACGCGCTGCTCGCGCTGGCCGGGGAACTCACGAGCGCCCGGCTGCAACTGAACGAGCGGCTGGGCCGCGCCCGCAGCGGCGAACGCGGCGCGTGGCGCGCCGTGCGCGCCGCCCAGCAGGCCCTCGCGACCCTCACCGACGACCTCGCTCGGGAGGTGCTCGCCGCGCGGCTCGAACCGGCCCGGCCGTTCCTGCAGTCCTTCGAGCGGGCCGCGCGCGACGCTGCCCGGCAGGCCGGAAAACGCGCGCGGCTGCACGTCGACGCGGCCGACGCCGAACTCGACCGGCACGCCATGGACCGCCTGCGCAGCCCGCTGCTGCACCTGATCCGCAACGCCGTCGATCACGGCATCGACCCGCCCGGGGCGCGCGCGGCGCGCGGCGTTGACGACACCGGCACCGTCACCCTGTCCGCGTTCAGCGCCGCCGGGCAGGTCACGGTCACCGTCCGCGACGACGGGCCCGGCGTGAACTACGCCGAGGTCGCCCGCGCCGCCGGCCGCCCCCACGAACCGGGTGACCCGGCCGCCGAGGCGGAACTGACCGAGCTGCTGTTCACGCCCGGCTTCAGTTCCCGCCAGGAGGTCACGGACCTCTCCGGTCGCGGCGTGGGCCTGGACGTGGTGCGCACGCAGGCCCGCGCGCTGGGCGGCGACGTCACGCTGCGCAGCGGCCCGCAGGGCACGACCGTCACCGTGCAGTTCCCCCTGACGCTGGCCACCACCCGCGTGGCGGTGGTGCGCGTCGCCGGGCAGCTGCTGGGCGTCCCGGTGCGCTGGGTGGACCGCGCCGGGCGCGCCCGGGTCCAGCCGCACGAGGGCCGCCCGGCCGTGCGGATCGGCGAGCGGGTCGTGCCCGCCGCGTCCCTGGCGGCCGCACTGAACCTCGGCCCCGCGCGGGACGGCGCGTACCTGCTCGTCCGGCAGGGCGAGGCGAGCCTGGCGCTGCTCGTGGACGCCCTGATCGGCGAGGAGGAACTCGTCATCAAGCCGCTGGCGTTCCCGCTGGCGGGCGCCCCGCACCTGGAGGGCGCCGCGCAGCTGCCCGACGGGCAGATCGTGCCGGTCCTGAACGTCCGCGCCCTGCGCCCGGCGGCCACGAGCCGCGTGCCGGACGCGCCGCCGCGCGCGCCCCGCGTGCTGCTGGCCGAGGACACCGCCGTCACACGGCAGCTGCTGCGCGGGATCCTGACCGGCGCGGGCGTCGACGTGACGGCCGTGGAGAACGGCGCCCTGGCCTGGGAGGCCGCGCAGCGCGCCGCGCCGGACCTGCTGCTCACCGACGTGGAGATGCCGCAGCTGGGCGGCCTGGACCTGACCCGGCAGGTGCGCGCGCACCCGCAGCTGCAGCACCTGCCGGTCGTGCTCCTCACGTCCCTCGGGCACCCGGAGGACCGCGAGCGCGGCGCGGAGGCCGGTGCGGACGCGTACCTCGTCAAGGGCGACTTCGACGAGGCGGCGCTCGTGGCCACCCTGAGGCGGCTGCTGTGA
- a CDS encoding zinc-dependent alcohol dehydrogenase family protein, giving the protein MRAALYEQFRTRPELRTVPDPVPTPDGVVLEVGATGVCRSDWHGWMGHDPDIRLPHVPGHEIAGTVVAVGADVRRWRPGDRVTLPFVAGCGRCAECQAGHQQVCERQFQPGFTHWGSFAQFVGIHHAEQNLVRLPDSLDFVTAASLGCRFATSFRAVAQQGRVRGGEWLAVHGCGGVGLSAVMIGRALGARVVAVDIDDAKLARARELGAEVTVNSRHVPDTVQAVRDLTGGGAHVSLDALGHPQTAFNSVANLRRRGRHVQVGLLLGDQSRPALPMDAVIARELELYGSHGMAAHTYPGMLGLIESGQLRPAELIGARLTLSEGIEALVTMDRFPGTGVSVIDRF; this is encoded by the coding sequence ATGCGCGCCGCCCTCTACGAGCAGTTCCGGACCCGACCCGAACTCCGCACGGTGCCCGACCCGGTCCCCACCCCGGACGGCGTGGTGCTGGAGGTCGGCGCGACCGGCGTGTGCCGCAGCGACTGGCACGGCTGGATGGGCCACGACCCGGACATCCGCCTGCCGCATGTCCCCGGGCACGAGATCGCCGGGACGGTCGTGGCGGTCGGCGCGGACGTGCGCCGCTGGCGGCCCGGCGACCGGGTGACGCTGCCGTTCGTGGCGGGCTGCGGCCGCTGCGCGGAGTGTCAGGCCGGGCACCAGCAGGTGTGCGAGCGGCAGTTCCAGCCGGGCTTCACGCACTGGGGTTCGTTCGCCCAGTTCGTGGGCATTCACCACGCCGAGCAGAACCTGGTGCGCCTGCCCGACAGCCTGGATTTCGTGACGGCGGCCAGCCTGGGCTGCCGCTTCGCCACGTCGTTCCGGGCGGTCGCGCAGCAGGGCCGGGTGCGGGGCGGCGAGTGGCTGGCCGTGCACGGCTGCGGCGGGGTGGGCCTGTCGGCGGTCATGATCGGCCGGGCGCTGGGCGCGCGCGTGGTGGCCGTGGACATCGACGACGCGAAGCTGGCTCGCGCCCGTGAACTGGGCGCGGAGGTCACGGTGAACAGCCGCCACGTCCCCGACACCGTGCAGGCGGTGCGGGACCTCACGGGCGGGGGCGCGCACGTGTCACTGGACGCGCTGGGACACCCGCAGACGGCGTTCAACTCGGTCGCGAACCTGCGGCGGCGCGGGCGGCACGTGCAGGTGGGCCTGCTGCTGGGCGATCAGAGCCGCCCGGCCCTGCCGATGGACGCCGTGATCGCCCGCGAACTGGAACTCTACGGCAGTCACGGCATGGCCGCCCACACCTACCCGGGGATGCTGGGCCTGATCGAGTCCGGGCAGCTGCGGCCCGCCGAGCTGATCGGCGCGCGCCTCACACTGTCCGAGGGGATCGAGGCGCTGGTGACCATGGATCGCTTCCCCGGCACGGGCGTGAGCGTCATCGACCGCTTCTGA
- a CDS encoding NADH-dependent flavin oxidoreductase, with amino-acid sequence MSDLSHLFEPYTFRSGVQVRNRLALAPMTTISADPDDNVSAAELEYIARRSTGVGLAITAVAYVTPGGKGFPGQIGAEHDGRLDSLRALASRIKAQGARAVLQIFHAGHNAPPELVGGDVTSASTVPSPQPGRGDVPVRALSGDEIRAIIADFGHATRRAAEAGFDGVEIHGANGYLIQQFVSGHSNRRDDEWGGPIERRLAFPLAVIAEVRRAAAQAGPPFLIGYRFSPEEPHEQGLTMHDTFALLDALRAQELDYVHVSLQDYAGIPRRGGHPERSRLTQIAERLGDTPLIGVGNIWTAQDAAHALDLGATFVALGRALLLEPEWVQKVQAGRTDLRGTFSPDDREALTLPEPMWGMLTGFMLKDRLQAAPHPEPVTG; translated from the coding sequence ATGTCCGACCTCAGCCACCTCTTCGAGCCCTACACCTTCCGCAGCGGCGTGCAGGTCCGTAACCGCCTCGCGCTGGCCCCCATGACCACCATCTCGGCCGACCCGGACGACAACGTCTCCGCGGCGGAACTCGAGTACATCGCCCGCCGCTCGACCGGCGTGGGCCTGGCCATCACCGCCGTCGCGTACGTCACGCCCGGCGGCAAGGGCTTCCCCGGCCAGATCGGCGCGGAACACGACGGCCGCCTGGACAGCCTGCGCGCCCTGGCCAGCCGCATCAAGGCGCAGGGCGCACGCGCCGTCCTGCAGATCTTCCACGCCGGGCACAACGCCCCACCCGAACTCGTCGGCGGTGACGTCACCTCCGCCAGCACCGTGCCCTCCCCGCAGCCGGGCCGCGGTGACGTCCCGGTCCGCGCCCTGAGCGGCGACGAGATCCGTGCGATCATCGCGGATTTCGGCCACGCCACGCGCCGCGCCGCCGAGGCCGGCTTCGACGGCGTGGAAATCCACGGCGCGAACGGGTACCTGATCCAGCAGTTCGTCTCCGGGCACAGCAACCGCCGCGACGACGAGTGGGGCGGCCCCATCGAGCGGCGCCTCGCGTTCCCCCTGGCCGTCATCGCCGAGGTCCGCCGCGCCGCCGCGCAGGCAGGCCCCCCCTTCCTGATCGGCTACCGCTTCTCGCCGGAAGAACCGCACGAGCAGGGCCTGACCATGCACGACACCTTCGCACTCCTCGACGCCCTGCGCGCCCAGGAACTGGACTACGTGCACGTCTCCCTGCAGGACTACGCCGGCATCCCCCGGCGCGGCGGGCACCCCGAACGCAGCCGCCTCACGCAGATCGCCGAGCGCCTGGGCGACACCCCCCTGATCGGCGTGGGCAACATCTGGACGGCGCAGGACGCCGCGCACGCCCTCGACCTGGGTGCGACCTTCGTCGCGCTGGGCCGCGCCCTGCTCCTCGAACCCGAATGGGTGCAGAAAGTCCAGGCCGGCCGCACCGACCTGCGCGGCACCTTCAGCCCCGACGACCGCGAGGCCCTGACCCTCCCGGAACCCATGTGGGGCATGCTGACCGGCTTCATGCTCAAAGACCGCCTGCAGGCCGCGCCGCACCCCGAACCCGTCACGGGCTGA